A single region of the Gammaproteobacteria bacterium genome encodes:
- a CDS encoding transposase, which yields MESIVESVLLSMSSVKKPQRLFLSALFSALMVFQGKATFRNLSRYSSLHEKRLSRWFRRSFDFAQFNRRLLQKELPQKHDQIAAIDASFMKKSGQKTAGLGWFYNGALGQAMVGLELSLVCRIDLQSRTAYALEARQTLDSEQKEGESRVDCYAKQVCDLACDLQAQGIRYLTADAYYSKVKFVDAVCSDDLHLIGKLRSDANLSWYFEGEYGGKGRPKTYDGKVNFQTELSRFDACGVMDKGVSIYSAVVHSCCFKRKIRVVLLRWEQKTKVRSALLFSTDSELAPEKIVEYYTARFQIEFLFREAKQHTGLMDCQARCPEAIQTHINASFTALNLLKLEDRKDKNNPEPSVISIASWRRKKFNQYLMKILFDKLGLERSCQKVEAVYHELSEYGAIQV from the coding sequence GTGGAATCCATAGTAGAATCGGTTTTACTCTCCATGTCCAGTGTTAAAAAACCACAACGTCTTTTTCTCTCAGCTCTGTTTTCCGCATTGATGGTTTTTCAAGGGAAAGCCACTTTTCGTAATTTGAGTCGTTACAGTTCGTTGCATGAAAAACGTCTGTCGCGTTGGTTTCGACGTTCATTTGATTTTGCACAATTCAACAGACGCCTACTTCAAAAAGAGCTGCCACAAAAGCACGATCAAATTGCCGCCATTGATGCCAGCTTTATGAAAAAAAGTGGTCAGAAAACAGCAGGGTTGGGTTGGTTTTACAACGGCGCTTTGGGGCAAGCCATGGTGGGATTGGAGTTGTCGTTGGTTTGCCGAATTGATCTTCAAAGTCGAACCGCTTACGCGCTGGAGGCTCGCCAAACGTTGGACTCGGAACAGAAAGAGGGTGAGAGCCGAGTGGACTGCTACGCGAAACAGGTTTGTGACCTTGCCTGTGATCTTCAAGCGCAAGGCATTCGCTACCTTACCGCAGACGCCTACTACAGCAAGGTGAAGTTTGTCGATGCGGTCTGTTCAGATGACTTACACCTGATTGGAAAGCTGCGTTCAGATGCCAACCTAAGCTGGTATTTTGAGGGCGAATACGGTGGCAAAGGACGTCCTAAAACGTACGATGGTAAAGTCAATTTCCAAACGGAGCTGTCCCGTTTTGATGCGTGTGGCGTAATGGATAAGGGGGTATCGATTTACAGCGCCGTGGTTCACTCGTGTTGTTTCAAACGGAAAATCCGTGTGGTGCTGCTGCGATGGGAGCAGAAGACAAAAGTCCGTTCGGCTCTGCTGTTTTCTACGGATTCGGAGTTGGCTCCAGAAAAGATTGTCGAATATTACACCGCTCGTTTTCAGATTGAATTTTTGTTTCGTGAAGCCAAGCAACATACGGGTTTAATGGATTGCCAAGCGCGTTGCCCAGAGGCCATTCAAACTCATATTAATGCCTCGTTCACCGCACTGAATTTATTGAAGCTGGAAGACCGTAAGGACAAAAACAACCCTGAGCCTTCGGTGATTTCGATTGCCTCGTGGCGACGCAAGAAATTCAATCAATATTTGATGAAAATACTTTTTGACAAGTTAGGTTTGGAGAGATCTTGTCAAAAAGTCGAGGCGGTTTACCATGAGCTGAGTGAGTATGGGGCTATTCAGGTTTAA